From Zerene cesonia ecotype Mississippi chromosome 16, Zerene_cesonia_1.1, whole genome shotgun sequence, one genomic window encodes:
- the LOC119832816 gene encoding 39S ribosomal protein L33, mitochondrial, with the protein MFLTNVLLKKAKSKHIMVLMESVVSGHKFSAVRERLADKLELLRYDPYIQHESLYKERKKIKSIKK; encoded by the exons atgtttttaaccaATGTTTTgctaaaaaaagcaaaaagcaa acATATAATGGTTCTCATGGAAAGTGTTGTTTCGGGACATAAATTTAGCGCTGTAAGAGAGCGACTAGCAGATAAATTGGAACTGCTACGGTATGATCCATACA TCCAACACGAAAGTTTATACAAGGAAAGGAAGAAGATAAAGAGTATtaagaagtaa